One window of Myripristis murdjan chromosome 8, fMyrMur1.1, whole genome shotgun sequence genomic DNA carries:
- the mlx gene encoding max-like protein X isoform X2 yields MTDPTTSPEDHWKTDGAFSDNGFDHSFFAETAKKGTVVSRANSIGSTSASSVPNTDDEDSDYRHEPSYKDSYKDRRRQAHTQAEQKRRDAIKKGYDDLQSIVPTCQQQSEFAMGAQKISKATILQKTIDYIHFLHKEKKKQEEEVSMLRKEVMALKIMKTNYEHIVKAHQNNPQQGEEQVSDQVKFSIFQSIMDSLFQSFSNSVSVSSFQELSACVFSWIEEHCKPQTLREFVVGVLRQLNGQLY; encoded by the exons ATGACGGACCCGACAACGTCGCCAGAGGACCACTGGAAA ACTGATGGTGCTTTCAGCGACAATGGCTTTGACCACA GTTTCTTTGCTGAGACTGCAAAAAAGGGTACCGTTGTCTCCAGGGCCAACAGCATCGGCTCAACAAGTGCCTCCTCAGTACCAAATACAG atGATGAAGACAGTGACTACAGGCATGAGCCGTCGTATAAGGACTCCTACAAAGACCGGCGGAGACAAGCGCACACACAGGCGGAGCAGAAGCGTAGGGATGCTATCAAG AAAGGTTATGATGACCTCCAGTCAATAGTACCGACCTGCCAGCAGCAGTCTGAATTTGCCATGGGAGCACAGAAGATTAGCAAGGCGACTATACTGCAGAAAA CCATTGACTACATACATTTTCTTcacaaagagaagaagaagcaagagGAAGAAGTGTCCATGCTGAGGAAAGAGGTGATGGCATTGAAGATCATGAAAAC GAACTATGAGCACATAGTGAAGGCCCACCAGAACAACCCACAGCAGGGGGAGGAGCAGGTGTCTGACCAGGTTAAGTTCAGCATCTTTCAGAGCATCATGGACTCCCTGTTCCAGTCATTCAGCAACTCCGTGTCAGTGAGCAGCTTTCAAGAGCTCTCTGCCTGCGTCTTCAGCTGGATCGAGGAGCACTGCAAGCCCCAG ACACTCCGAGAGTTTGTCGTCGGAGTTCTCCGGCAGCTCAATGGCCAGCTGTATTGA
- the psmc3ip gene encoding homologous-pairing protein 2 homolog isoform X1 — protein sequence MRAATSHNIHGATLILAYLNEKNRPYSAQDVFCNLQKQHGLGKTAVVKAMEQLAVEGKIKEKIYGKQKIYFPDQSQFKDVNDADLKAMDGQISELSTEVQSITQSCRELDTELKELSSSLTTEEVASQIKELKAECSGYRERLEKIKSATNHVTPEEKEKVYKEHNTYVKEWKKRKRLASDMMNAILEGYPKSKKQFLEEVGVETDEDCKVAVPNT from the exons ATGAGAGCCGCCACTTCGCACAATATTCACG GCGCCACACTCATCCTTGCCTATTTGAATGAGAAGAACCGTCCCTACAGCGCTCAGGATGTCTTCTGTAATTTACAAAAGCAGCATGGGCTGGGCAAAACG GCGGTGGTCAAAGCCATGGAGCAGCTGGCTGTGGAGGGCAAGATCAAAGAGAAGATATATGGCAAGCAAAAAATCTATTTCCCCGATCAG TCTCAGTTCAAAGATGTGAATGATGCAGACCTGAAGGCGATGGACGGTCagatctcagagctcagcacaGAGGTGCAGTCCATCACGCAGAGCTGCAGAGAGCTGGACACAG AGCTGAAGGAGCTCAGCAGCTCCCTGACGACAGAGGAAGTTGCGTCGCAGATCAAGGAGCTGAAAGCGGAGTGCTCTGGGTACAGAGAGCGCCTGGAGAAGATCAAGTCGGCCACCAACCACGTGACgccagaggagaaagaaaag gttTACAAAGAGCACAACACTTACGTGAAAGAGTGGAAAAAGAGGAAGCGATTG GCATCTGACATGATGAATGCAATTCTGGAGGGTTATCCGAAGAGCAAGAAGCAGTTCCTG GAAGAAGTTGGGGTGGAGACTGATGAGGACTGTAAGGTGGCTGTACCAAATACTTGA
- the mlx gene encoding max-like protein X isoform X3: protein MTDPTTSPEDHWKQTDGAFSDNGFDHSFFAETAKKGTVVSRANSIGSTSASSVPNTDDEDSDYRHEPSYKDSYKDRRRQAHTQAEQKRRDAIKKGYDDLQSIVPTCQQQSEFAMGAQKISKATILQKKKKKQEEEVSMLRKEVMALKIMKTNYEHIVKAHQNNPQQGEEQVSDQVKFSIFQSIMDSLFQSFSNSVSVSSFQELSACVFSWIEEHCKPQTLREFVVGVLRQLNGQLY from the exons ATGACGGACCCGACAACGTCGCCAGAGGACCACTGGAAA CAGACTGATGGTGCTTTCAGCGACAATGGCTTTGACCACA GTTTCTTTGCTGAGACTGCAAAAAAGGGTACCGTTGTCTCCAGGGCCAACAGCATCGGCTCAACAAGTGCCTCCTCAGTACCAAATACAG atGATGAAGACAGTGACTACAGGCATGAGCCGTCGTATAAGGACTCCTACAAAGACCGGCGGAGACAAGCGCACACACAGGCGGAGCAGAAGCGTAGGGATGCTATCAAG AAAGGTTATGATGACCTCCAGTCAATAGTACCGACCTGCCAGCAGCAGTCTGAATTTGCCATGGGAGCACAGAAGATTAGCAAGGCGACTATACTGCAGAAAA agaagaagaagcaagagGAAGAAGTGTCCATGCTGAGGAAAGAGGTGATGGCATTGAAGATCATGAAAAC GAACTATGAGCACATAGTGAAGGCCCACCAGAACAACCCACAGCAGGGGGAGGAGCAGGTGTCTGACCAGGTTAAGTTCAGCATCTTTCAGAGCATCATGGACTCCCTGTTCCAGTCATTCAGCAACTCCGTGTCAGTGAGCAGCTTTCAAGAGCTCTCTGCCTGCGTCTTCAGCTGGATCGAGGAGCACTGCAAGCCCCAG ACACTCCGAGAGTTTGTCGTCGGAGTTCTCCGGCAGCTCAATGGCCAGCTGTATTGA
- the psmc3ip gene encoding homologous-pairing protein 2 homolog isoform X2: MSKKDNGATLILAYLNEKNRPYSAQDVFCNLQKQHGLGKTAVVKAMEQLAVEGKIKEKIYGKQKIYFPDQSQFKDVNDADLKAMDGQISELSTEVQSITQSCRELDTELKELSSSLTTEEVASQIKELKAECSGYRERLEKIKSATNHVTPEEKEKVYKEHNTYVKEWKKRKRLASDMMNAILEGYPKSKKQFLEEVGVETDEDCKVAVPNT, translated from the exons ATGAGTAAGAAAGACAACG GCGCCACACTCATCCTTGCCTATTTGAATGAGAAGAACCGTCCCTACAGCGCTCAGGATGTCTTCTGTAATTTACAAAAGCAGCATGGGCTGGGCAAAACG GCGGTGGTCAAAGCCATGGAGCAGCTGGCTGTGGAGGGCAAGATCAAAGAGAAGATATATGGCAAGCAAAAAATCTATTTCCCCGATCAG TCTCAGTTCAAAGATGTGAATGATGCAGACCTGAAGGCGATGGACGGTCagatctcagagctcagcacaGAGGTGCAGTCCATCACGCAGAGCTGCAGAGAGCTGGACACAG AGCTGAAGGAGCTCAGCAGCTCCCTGACGACAGAGGAAGTTGCGTCGCAGATCAAGGAGCTGAAAGCGGAGTGCTCTGGGTACAGAGAGCGCCTGGAGAAGATCAAGTCGGCCACCAACCACGTGACgccagaggagaaagaaaag gttTACAAAGAGCACAACACTTACGTGAAAGAGTGGAAAAAGAGGAAGCGATTG GCATCTGACATGATGAATGCAATTCTGGAGGGTTATCCGAAGAGCAAGAAGCAGTTCCTG GAAGAAGTTGGGGTGGAGACTGATGAGGACTGTAAGGTGGCTGTACCAAATACTTGA
- the mlx gene encoding max-like protein X isoform X1 yields MTDPTTSPEDHWKQTDGAFSDNGFDHSFFAETAKKGTVVSRANSIGSTSASSVPNTDDEDSDYRHEPSYKDSYKDRRRQAHTQAEQKRRDAIKKGYDDLQSIVPTCQQQSEFAMGAQKISKATILQKTIDYIHFLHKEKKKQEEEVSMLRKEVMALKIMKTNYEHIVKAHQNNPQQGEEQVSDQVKFSIFQSIMDSLFQSFSNSVSVSSFQELSACVFSWIEEHCKPQTLREFVVGVLRQLNGQLY; encoded by the exons ATGACGGACCCGACAACGTCGCCAGAGGACCACTGGAAA CAGACTGATGGTGCTTTCAGCGACAATGGCTTTGACCACA GTTTCTTTGCTGAGACTGCAAAAAAGGGTACCGTTGTCTCCAGGGCCAACAGCATCGGCTCAACAAGTGCCTCCTCAGTACCAAATACAG atGATGAAGACAGTGACTACAGGCATGAGCCGTCGTATAAGGACTCCTACAAAGACCGGCGGAGACAAGCGCACACACAGGCGGAGCAGAAGCGTAGGGATGCTATCAAG AAAGGTTATGATGACCTCCAGTCAATAGTACCGACCTGCCAGCAGCAGTCTGAATTTGCCATGGGAGCACAGAAGATTAGCAAGGCGACTATACTGCAGAAAA CCATTGACTACATACATTTTCTTcacaaagagaagaagaagcaagagGAAGAAGTGTCCATGCTGAGGAAAGAGGTGATGGCATTGAAGATCATGAAAAC GAACTATGAGCACATAGTGAAGGCCCACCAGAACAACCCACAGCAGGGGGAGGAGCAGGTGTCTGACCAGGTTAAGTTCAGCATCTTTCAGAGCATCATGGACTCCCTGTTCCAGTCATTCAGCAACTCCGTGTCAGTGAGCAGCTTTCAAGAGCTCTCTGCCTGCGTCTTCAGCTGGATCGAGGAGCACTGCAAGCCCCAG ACACTCCGAGAGTTTGTCGTCGGAGTTCTCCGGCAGCTCAATGGCCAGCTGTATTGA